Proteins encoded by one window of Tubulanus polymorphus chromosome 7, tnTubPoly1.2, whole genome shotgun sequence:
- the LOC141908819 gene encoding uncharacterized protein LOC141908819: MSSPDDLQLILEVQKHENLYNSELPQHSDKELITSTWQTIANNLNTDVTSCRTSWKRLRDCFVRVRKSGNKGRKPKWKYYENLMFLANHVKHRTNQYPSNSSNCDESDEYRDDDESRSDEYISETPTQVVTPVSLTISSADMPAWTCSSYNQDDIGEPLHKQVKLEPRYDQNDGVMDTFSSTPRADGTDHLDDFGKSIASTLRQLSRRTQSWARRKIAEVLYEAEESEYQQMMASLPGSMPVPSTVVVQTPVTPDEQQQQQQQQQTNQTITTTTIANDIVSNELINS; the protein is encoded by the exons ATGTCAAGTCCCGATGATTTGCAGCTGATTCTCGAAGTACAAAAACACGAAAACCTGTACAACAGCGAACTTCCTCAACATTCCGACAAAGAGTTGATAACTTCGACCTGGCAAACGATAGCGAACAATCTGAACACGGACGTCACGTCGTGTCGAACGTCGTGGAAACGTTTACGAGATTGTTTCGTGCGCGTGCGTAAAAGCGGCAATAAAGGCCGCAAACCGAAATGGAAGTACTACGAGAACCTGATGTTTCTCGCTAATCACGTTAAACATCGAACGAATCAATATCCATCCAACAGTAGCAA CTGTGATGAAAGCGATGAATACAGAGACGACGACGAATCGAGGAGCGACGAGTATATATCGGAAACTCCGACGCAAGTCGTCACGCCAGTTAGTTTGACCATATCATCGGCGGATATGCCTGCCTGGACTTGTAGTTCCTATAATCAG GACGACATCGGTGAACCGTTACACAAACAAGTCAAATTAGAACCTCGTTACGATCAAAATGACGGCGTCATGGACACGTTTAGCTCGACCCCGCGCGCAGACGGTACCGATCACCTCGACGATTTTGGCAAGAGCATCGCGTCGACGCTACGCCAGCTGAGCAGACGCACGCAGTCGTGGGCGCGACGGAAAATCGCCGAGGTACTCTACGAGGCCGAGGAAAGCGAATACCAACAGATGATGGCCAGTCTTCCTGGCTCGATGCCCGTGCCGTCGACGGTCGTCGTTCAAACGCCTGTCACGCCCGAcgaacaacaacagcaacaacaacaacaacaaactaATCAAACTATCACAACGACGACCATCGCTAACGACATCGTTAGTAACGAATTAATTAACAGTTGA
- the LOC141908665 gene encoding beta-lactamase domain-containing protein 2-like: protein MARAIWLSLIAACIALLAYLFSKPPRLSLPLHLEGNALRPFKNVVQIFRQHIESGFLKGGAFVVYHKGKLVVDLHGGYANLDRKLKWKPDTITCVHSVSKAMAALCLAILVDRGHASYDNKISKYWPEFAENGKDEITIRTLLAHKTGLVLLDEQIQFSDLIEPADKKRKILARQKPQWTPGLKQGYQTLTHGLYMDEIIRRIDPKHRDIQTIIDQELAKPFGLDLMIGLTEQDYKRTSIPVWHDWTFLEMLMETPWKEVLHSLYTGEPSFGRKSVDIIKDFVKDQDKFENNIIPWSSGSGAGTAKSLAKMISVLTTKGRLDDKRMLSESLVSEILQENLIVLDETLQIDLAFGLGFMQMKFPKGGRIFGHLGFGGHYVFADVENELAFAFTTNDVRLYSLGEDPRARSLIDGVYDSLEKMNAIK from the exons ATGGCTCGGGCAATTTGGCTATCATTGATCGCTGCATGTATCGCTTTACTTGCTTACTTATTTTCAAAGCCACCTCGGCTCTCATTGCCGCTGCATCTAGAAGGAAATGCACTACGACCATTCAAAAATGTTGTCCAAATATTCAG GCAACATATTGAAAGCGGGTTTTTGAAAGGAGGTGCATTTGTAGTTTATCATAAAGGTAAACTGGTTGTGGATTTGCACGGCGGATATGCCAATCTAGATCGGAAACTGAAATGGAAACCGGACACTATAACTTGTGTTCATTCGGTGTCTAAAGCAATGGCAGCTCTATGTTTGGCTATACTTGTTGATAG GGGGCATGCAAGTTACGACAATAAAATCTCGAAATACTGGCCCGAATTCGCCGAAAATGGTAAAGATGAAATCACAATACGCACATTGTTAGCCCACAAG ACAGGATTAGTGCTTTTAGAtgaacaaattcaattttcggATTTGATCGAGCCTGCCGATAAGAAAAGGAAGATTCTAGCAAGACAAAAACCGCAGTGGACCCCAG GTTTGAAGCAAGGTTATCAAACTTTAACTCATGGTTTATACATGGATGAAATTATAAGACGTATCGACCCAAAGCATAGAGACATACAAACTATTATCGATCAAGAACTCGCTAAGCCGTTTG GCCTCGATCTTATGATTGGATTAACTGAACAAGACTATAAACGAACTTCGATCCCCGTCTGGCATGATTGGACGTTCCTCGAGATGCTGATGGAAACGCCTTGGAAAGAAGTTCTTCACTCACTTTACACCGGTGAACCATCATTCGGTAGAAAATCAGTAGATATCATCAAAGATTTTGTAAAA GATCAAGATAAATTCGAAAATAACATTATACCCTGGTCGAGTGGTTCCGGTGCTGGAACTGCTAAATCACTTGCTAAAATGATAAGCGTGCTTACGACGAAAGGTCGACTGGATGACAAGCGAATGCTTAGTGAAAGCCTTGTATCAGAAATATTACAAGAAAACCTGATAGTTCTGGATGAAACTTTGCAAATAGATTTAGCCTTCGGTCTGGGATTTATGCAGATGAAATTTCCAAAA GGCGGACGCATTTTCGGACACCTCGGTTTCGGAGGACATTACGTGTTTGCCGATGTTGAAAACGAATTGGCATTTGCGTTCACGACAAACGACGTCAGGTTGTATTCGTTAGGCGAGGATCCGAGAGCGAGAAGTCTTATCGACGGTGTTTATGACAGtctagaaaaaatgaatgcCATCAAATGA
- the LOC141908730 gene encoding large ribosomal subunit protein bL20-like yields MVFLTFARFGRIPHRTGRCPKPDRFWKTQQLYRMTWRFHNRPRNVYKLAVTAARRAMKASTMGRRSKKTYHSDLWKLRISAGAGEHGLNYEQFLTGLSESNILLSRKVLAELAMFEPRTFKSLADIAKQHHIEQGITIEGMTPPAGVVTRGMLNTPIVPGNKNLYPY; encoded by the exons ATGGTTTTCCTGACATTCGCCCGGTTTGGAAGAATTCCTCACCGAACTGGACGATGTCCAAAACCGGATCGATTTTGGAAAACTCAACAACTTTATCGAATGACATGG CGATTTCATAATCGGCCAAGAAACGTCTACAAACTGGCAGTAACGGCCGCGCGGAGAGCGATGAAAGCCTCGACAATGGGACGTCGTTCCAAGAAAACCTACCACAGTGAT ttaTGGAAGCTGAGGATAAGTGCAGGAGCTGGAGAACATGGATTGAACTATGAACAGTTTCTGACCGGTTTGTCTGAG AGTAATATCTTGTTGAGTAGGAAAGTGCTCGCTGAGCTGGCTATGTTTGAGCCACGTACGTTTAAG AGTTTAGCCGACATCGCCAAGCAGCATCACATCGAACAAGGGATTACTATAGAAGGAATGACCCCGCCCGCGGGTGTAGTGACTCGAGGAATGTTAAATACGCCGATTGTGCCCGGAAATAAAAATCTCTATCCGTATTGA
- the LOC141908664 gene encoding beta-lactamase domain-containing protein 2-like, with protein sequence MFLKFTSTMTRFLCWRRQPSVPLHLDGSVNPGFENVIQVFRSMIQDGRMSGGSFAVYHRDELVVDLWGGYADVQHGTKWRRNSIAITQSTTKAVAAICIGILVSRGEMAYDEKVATYWPEFGTNGKEDITVRMLLEHKAGLATLDETITLEKFVQDPEAVNKLLERQKPLWPPGTKQGYHAVTYGMYVGTLVKMVDKQHRDIGTFFRDEVAIPHDVDFWIGLPASEFQRKVNFWNHHPLFAMHDLISSGNMKMIGFFLNPGSLIHKATRGSIKDVNEPGALNNQDLLKIPLTSLMGFGNARSLATVMNLVTSQRLVTDDVLDEFTRPRQAVYDHVVGMETAMAAGMMQRLNPKGELMYGHPGYGGQEVNRDPNNDLTFAFVTSDNRFFMPNCDPRMKALLGSLYDCLEKLETT encoded by the exons atgtttttgaaattcacatCAACGATGACACGTTTTCTGTGCTGGAGAAGACAACCGTCTGTGCCTTTACACCTCGATGGCTCTGTTAATCCTGGTTTCGAGAATGTAATTCAAGTATTCAG ATCAATGATACAAGATGGCCGCATGTCAGGCGGATCTTTTGCGGTTTATCATCGCGATGAATTAGTGGTTGACTTGTGGGGAGGCTACGCCGATGTCCAGCATGGAACTAAATGGAGACGAAATTCGATCGCGATCACTCAATCTACGACGAAGGCAGTTGCGGCAATATGCATCGGAATTCTTGTGAGCAG GGGTGAAATGGCTTATGACGAAAAGGTAGCCACCTACTGGCCAGAATTTGGAACAAACGGAAAAGAAGATATAACAGTTCGGATGTTACTTGAACATAAG GCGGGTTTAGCCACTTTAGACGAGACCATTACTCTTGAGAAGTTCGTGCAAGATCCAGAGGCGGTAAATAAACTGTTGGAAAGACAGAAGCCTTTGTGGCCACCAG GAACTAAACAGGGATACCACGCCGTCACGTACGGAATGTACGTCGGAACTCTCGTGAAAATGGTTGACAAACAGCATCGAGATATCGGAACATTCTTCCGGGACGAAGTAGCTATACCTCATG ATGTAGATTTCTGGATTGGATTGCCGGCGTCTGAATTTCAGCGAAAAGTAAACTTTTGGAACCACCATCCGTTATTCGCTATGCATGATCTGATTTCTTCGggcaatatgaaaatgattggATTTTTCCTGAACCCCGGGTCACTGATACACAAGGCAACTCGAGGTTCGATTAAAGATGTCAAT GAACCTGGAGCGCTGAACAATCAAGATCTGTTAAAAATTCCGTTGACGTCGTTAATGGGATTTGGAAACGCTCGTTCGTTAGCGACTGTGATGAATCTAGTCACCAGCCAACGACTGGTCACCGATGACGTACTGGACGAGTTCACACGACCGAGACAGGCAGTTTACGACCACGTTGTCGGAATGGAAACTGCCATGGCTGCTGGAATGATGCAGCGTCTCAATCCGAAG GGAGAGCTGATGTATGGACATCCTGGATACGGCGGTCAAGAGGTGAATAGAGATCCGAATAACGACTTGACGTTTGCGTTTGTTACCAGCGATAATCGGTTTTTTATGCCGAACTGCGATCCACGGATGAAGGCGTTACTGGGTTCGCTGTACGACTGTCTGGAAAAACTGGAAACCACTTAG